Proteins found in one Aspergillus chevalieri M1 DNA, chromosome 2, nearly complete sequence genomic segment:
- the SHM2 gene encoding glycine hydroxymethyltransferase SHM2 (COG:E;~EggNog:ENOG410PFHX;~InterPro:IPR019798,IPR039429,IPR001085,IPR015424, IPR015421,IPR015422;~PFAM:PF00464;~go_function: GO:0003824 - catalytic activity [Evidence IEA];~go_function: GO:0004372 - glycine hydroxymethyltransferase activity [Evidence IEA];~go_function: GO:0030170 - pyridoxal phosphate binding [Evidence IEA];~go_process: GO:0019264 - glycine biosynthetic process from serine [Evidence IEA];~go_process: GO:0035999 - tetrahydrofolate interconversion [Evidence IEA]): MAAYALSSTHREQMENRLVDSDPEIAQIMEKEIQRQRESVVLIASENFTSRAVFDALGSPMSNKYSEGYPGARYYGGNQHIDAIELTCQARALKAFNLDSEKWGVNVQCLSGSPANLQVYQALMRPHDRLMGLDLPHGGHLSHGYQTPSKKISAVSTYFETFPYRVNLETGLIDYDMLEHNAELYRPKCIVAGTSAYCRLIDYARMRKIADKVGAYLIVDMAHISGLIAAGVIPSPFEHADVVTTTTHKSLRGPRGAMIFFRKGVRSTNPKTGQDVLYDLEGPINFSVFPGHQGGPHNHTITALAVALKQAASPEFKQYQEQVIKNAKAFENETRNLGYKLVADGTDSHMVLVDLREKSLDGARVEAVLEQINIACNKNSIPGDKSALTPCGIRVGAPAMTTRGMGEEEFKRIAQYIDQAIKICKSVQAELPKEANKLKDFKAKVASETVPEILALRKEVAEWASTFPLPV; this comes from the exons ATGGCCGCTTACGCTCTGTCCTCCACCCACCGGGAA CAAATGGAGAACCGTCTCGTGGACTCCGACCCCGAAATCGCGCAGATCATGGAGAAGGAAATCCAGCGTCAGCGTGAATCGGTCGTCCTGATTGCCTCTGAGAACTTCACCTCTCGTGCTGTCTTCGATGCTCTTGGCTCGCCCATGTCAAACAAGTACTCTGAGGGTTACCCCGGAGCTCGTTACTATGGTGGTAACCAGCACATCGATGCCATTGAGCTTACCTGCCAGGCTCGTGCTCTCAAGGCTTTCAACCTCGACTCTGAGAAGTGGGGTGTCAACGTCCAGTGTCTCTCTGGTAGCCCTGCCAACCTCCAGGTCTACCAGGCCCTCATGCGCCCTCACGACCGCCTCATGGGTCTTGACCTGCCCCACGGTGGTCACTTGAGTCACGGTTACCAGACTCCCTCCAAGAA GATCTCTGCTGTCTCCACCTACTTCGAGACTTTCCCCTACCGTGTCAACCTCGAGACTGGTCTCATTGACTACGACATGCTTGAGCACAACGCTGAGCTCTACCGCCCCAAGTGCATTGTTGCCGGTACCTCTGCCTACTGCCGTCTGATCGACTACGCCCGCATGCGTAAGATCGCTGACAAGGTCGGCGCCTACCTCATTGTCGACATGGCCCACATCTCGGGTCTCATTGCTGCTGGTGTCATCCCGTCGCCCTTCGAGCACGCTGATGTCGTCACCACCACTACCCACAAGTCGCTCCGTGGTCCCCGTGGTGCCATGATTTTCTTCCGCAAGGGTGTCCGCAGCACCAACCCCAAGACCGGTCAGGACGTCCTGTATGACCTTGAGGGTCCCATCAACTTCTCTGTCTTCCCCGGTCACCAGGGAGGCCCCCACAACCACACCATCACTGCCCTTGCTGTTGCCCTCAAGCAGGCTGCCAGCCCTGAGTTCAAGCAGTACCAGGAGCAGGTTATCAAGAACGCCAAGGCGTTCGAGAACGAGACCAGGAACCTGGGCTACAAGCTCGTTGCTGATGGTACTGACAGCCACATGGTCCTTGTTGACCTCCGTGAGAAGTCCTTGGACGGTGCCCGTGTTGAGGCTGTTCTGGAGCAGATCAACATTGCCTGCAACAAGAACTCCATCCCCGGTGACAAGTCCGCCCTCACCCCCTGCGGTATCCGTGTTGGCGCCCCCGCCATGACCACCCGTGGCATGGGCGAGGAAGAATTCAAGCGCATTGCTCAGTACATTGACCAGGCCATCAAGATCTGCAAGAGCGTCCAGGCTGAGCTCCCCAAGGAGGCCAACAAGCTCAAGGACTTCAAGGCCAAGGTTGCCTCCGAGACTGTTCCTGAGATCCTCGCTCTCCGCAAGGAGGTTGCCGAGTGGGCCAGCACCTTCCCTCTGCCCGTTTAA
- a CDS encoding RNA polymerase II mediator complex middle subunit MED9 (COG:S;~EggNog:ENOG410PTYG;~InterPro:IPR011425;~PFAM:PF07544;~go_component: GO:0016592 - mediator complex [Evidence IEA];~go_function: GO:0003712 - transcription coregulator activity [Evidence IEA];~go_process: GO:0006357 - regulation of transcription by RNA polymerase II [Evidence IEA]), with protein MASRSPTAAITPLPKLSSAPETPAARDSTATTTTPQAVPFPSPQTFDIIPSLHGLLLRLLSPSNNATGPGAAGDATGAGGPSDAQSQQQQQQQQAVTGGGNSQHPAVGPASMAAEIAALSSNAPPPLDIKDLPTEASSIKIRIQKAQAVVEGLPDVQRSVEEQDQEIEELEDRIAKLQSVISDFGRRASQTSSQQSKMHQT; from the coding sequence ATGGCGTCCCGATCCCCCACTGCCGCCATCACTCCCCTGCCAAAACTGTCCTCCGCGCCCGAAACTCCTGCCGCCAGAGATTCGAcagccaccaccacgacACCGCAAGCTGTGCCTTTTCCATCTCCGCAGACCTTCGATATCATCCCATCGTTACATGGGCTTCTCCTTCGGTTGCTTTCTCCCTCGAACAATGCCACGGGTCCAGGAGCTGCCGGGGATGCCACGGGTGCCGGGGGTCCTTCAGATGCTCAgtctcagcagcagcagcaacagcagcaggcaGTGACTGGAGGCGGAAACAGCCAACATCCTGCTGTAGGACCTGCCTCCATGGCCGCTGAAATCGCCGCCCTTAGTTCCAACGCACCTCCTCCGCTTGACATCAAAGACCTACCCACGGAAGCCAGCTCCATCAAGATCCGGATCCAAAAAGCACAAGCAGTGGTAGAGGGACTCCCAGATGTGCAACGCTCTGTTGAAGAACAAGATCAGGAGATTGAGGAGCTCGAGGACCGTATTGCCAAACTGCAATCGGTCATCTCTGACTTTGGGAGAAGAGCCAGCCAGACGAGCTCCCAGCAATCCAAGATGCACCAGACTTGA
- a CDS encoding 2,3-bisphosphoglycerate-independent phosphoglycerate mutase (COG:G;~EggNog:ENOG410PHC1;~InterPro:IPR011258,IPR036646,IPR017850,IPR005995, IPR006124;~PFAM:PF06415,PF01676;~go_component: GO:0005737 - cytoplasm [Evidence IEA];~go_function: GO:0003824 - catalytic activity [Evidence IEA];~go_function: GO:0004619 - phosphoglycerate mutase activity [Evidence IEA];~go_function: GO:0030145 - manganese ion binding [Evidence IEA];~go_function: GO:0046872 - metal ion binding [Evidence IEA];~go_process: GO:0006007 - glucose catabolic process [Evidence IEA]): MAKTDQKVVLIVIDGWGVPTENSKGDAITAAETPFMSGFAEANSKTAQGYTELDASSLAVGLPEGLMGNSEVGHLNIGAGRVVWQDSVRIDQTLKKDELKKVDNIVKSFTRAKEGNGRLHLVGLVSDGGVHSNITHLIGLLRVAKEMEIPEVFIHFFGDGRDTDPKSAAKYMEDLLEKTKEIGIGEIATVVGRYWAMDRDKRWDRIELALKGLVSGEGEESSDPVKTIKECYEKDETDEFLKPIIVGGKDRRIQDDDTLFFFNYRSDRVREITQLLGDYDRSPKADFPYPKNIHITTMTQYKTDYTFPVAFPPQHMGNVLAEWLGKKDVQQCHVAETEKYAHVTFFFNGGVEKQFPGEVRDMIPSPKVATYDQDPKMSAAGVGKKMAERIGEDKFEFIMNNFAPPDMVGHTGVYDAAIQGVAATDKAIGEIYEACKKNNYLLFITADHGNAEEMLNEKGTPKTSHTTNKVPFVLANAPEGWSLNKDAEGVLGDVAPTVLAALGVEQPEEMTGKSLLVKA, translated from the exons ATGGCCAAAACCGACCAGAAAGTCGTTCTGA TTGTTATCGACGGTTGGGGTGTCCCCACCGAGAACTCGAAGGGTGATGCCATTACCGCCGCTGAGACTCCCTTCATGTCGGGCTTCGCTGAGGCCAATTCCAAGACCGCTCAAGGTTACACTGAGTTGGATGCCTCCTCGTTAGCTGTCGGTCTGCCCGAGGGTCTCATGGGTAACAGTGAAGTCGGTCACTTGAACATTGGCGCCGGCCGTGTGGTCTGGCAGGACAGTGTTCGCATCGACCAGACCCTGAAGAAGGATGAGCTGAAGAAGGTGGACAACATTGTCAAGTCCTTCACTCGTGCGAAGGAGGGCAATGGTCGTCTGCACTTGGTCGGTCTGGTTTCGGACGGTGGTGTTCACTCCAACATCACCCACCTGATCGGTCTGCTCCGTGTCGCCAAGGAGATGGAGATCCCCGAGGTGTTCATCCACTTCTTCGGTGATGGACGTGACACTGACCCCAAGAGCGCTGCCAAGTACATGGAGGACCTGCTCGAGAAGACCAAGGAGATTGGCATTGGTGAGATCGCCACGGTGGTTGGCCGCTACTGGGCTATGGACCGTGACAAGCGCTGGGACAGAATTGAGCTCGCGCTCAAGGGTCTTGTCTCGGGTGAGGGCGAGGAGAGCTCTGATCCCGTTAAGACCATCAAGGAGTGCTACGAGAAGGACGAGACGGACGAGTTCTTGAAGCCCATTATTGTCGGAGGCAAGGACCGCCGGATTCAGG ATGACGacaccctcttcttcttcaactaCCGTTCCGACCGTGTCCGTGAAATTACGCAGCTCTTGGGTGACTACGACCGCTCCCCCAAGGCCGACTTCCCCTACCCCAAGAACATTCACATCACCACCATGACCCAGTACAAGACCGACTACACCTTCCCCGTTGCCTTCCCCCCTCAACACATGGGTAACGTCCTCGCTGAATGGCTCGGCAAGAAGGACGTCCAGCAGTGCCACGTTGCTGAGACCGAGAAGTACGCCCACGTTACTTTCTTTTTCAATGGTGGTGTTGAGAAGCAATTCCCTGGTGAGGTGCGCGACATGATCCCCTCGCCCAAGGTCGCCACCTACGACCAGGACCCTAAGATGAGCGCCGCCGGTGTTGGTAAGAAGATGGCCGAGCGCATTGGCGAGGACAAGTTCGAGTTCATCATGAACAACTTTGCCCCTCCCGACATGGTTGGCCACACCGGTGTCTACGACGCTGCTATCCAGGGCGTTGCTGCCACCGACAAGGCCATTGGCGAGATCTATGAGGCCTGCAAGAAGAACAACTACCTTCTCTTCATCACTGCGGACCATGG TAACGCCGAGGAAATGCTCAACGAGAAGGGCACCCCCAAGACCTCGCACACCACCAACAAGGTTCCCTTCGTGTTGGCCAACGCCCCCGAGGGCTGGAGCCTCAACAAGGATGCCGAAGGTGTCCTGGGAGATGTCGCACCGACTGTCCTTGCTGCTCTTGGCGTCGAGCAACCTGAGGAGATGACCGGTAAGAGCCTTTTGGTCAAGGCATAG
- a CDS encoding alkaline phosphatase (COG:P;~EggNog:ENOG410PIDS;~InterPro:IPR001952,IPR017850;~PFAM:PF00245;~SECRETED:SignalP(1-19);~go_function: GO:0003824 - catalytic activity [Evidence IEA];~go_function: GO:0016791 - phosphatase activity [Evidence IEA]), whose protein sequence is MRFFLISGIALFAPATVLAQTFQRLGGCPTLGCVFPPDQADFLAGQYFDIRLEVHSPVNGSEARKGEPDPDFKFTIAKKGEESQAATEYFDVEEPELERWEFSWYEDLFAEDAGKASLVNVTSKAYRRIALNEPGEYEATLTYYGDQTTTTTWTVRDLPTKRRTKNVILFIGDGMTTNMITAARLIAHRSINGKYMTKMAMDKFPVLGHQMTHSMDSFITDSANSATALYSGHKTTVNALGVYVDSSEDATDDPKFENIVEIFRRRYPDAGVGIVSTAFLADATPAGLSAHTADRGEYEHVINAFYEGLTNYEWTKWGGPDVLFGAGAENFLESQDASRDYYNLFAEQGYNVLWNNTALHAAPNDTRALGVFQTSNLATWLDRNVYQANLLNQSNYPDGSGRDAEDLPGLKDMTLKAIDVLNARHEKDGWFLMSEAASIDKQMHSLDYDRSLGELLELDDTVRATIEKLDALGELEDTLILVTADHGHGFDVTGSVDTEYLNAQTDDRSKRRAVGYYENSGLSQYTMSSGGTSLRYSEGVHFPSRWDPRYSLHAGVVAFPDHRENYQVHADGPRSPANGPVANYKDAVTGFLVNGTLPLDTDEGVHSLTDVPVFAQGPCQELFGGVYNSVDIFFYMAECLGLASKGPKGGR, encoded by the exons ATGAGATTTTTCTTGATCTCAGGTATTGCGCTTTTTGCGCCAGCTACTGTTCTAGCGCAGACCTTCCAGCGCTTGGGTGGCTGTCCTACATTAGGGTGTGTCTTCCCTCCGGACCAGGCGGACTTCCTGGCGGGACAATACTTTGATATTCGACTGGAGGTGCACTCACCTGTCAATGGTTCGGAGGCTCGGAAGGGCGAGCCGGATCCTGACTTCAAGTTCACCATTGCCAAGAAGGGTGAAGAGTCCCAGGCAGCGACGGAATACTTTGATGTTGAGGAGCCTGAACTGGAACGATGGGAATTTTCGTGGTATGAGG ATCTCTTTGCAGAAGACGCAGGAAAAGCCTCCCTGGTCAACGTCACCTCCAAGGCATACCGCAGGATTGCCCTCAACGAGCCAGGCGAATACGAAGCAACCCTAACCTACTACGGAGACCAAACTACAACGACCACCTGGACCGTCCGCGACCTTCCCACCAAGCGACGCACAAAGAACgttatcctcttcatcggcGACGGCATGACAACCAACATGATCACCGCAGCTCGTCTGATTGCCCACCGCAGCATCAACGGCAAGTACATGACCAAGATGGCGATGGACAAGTTCCCCGTCCTGGGCCACCAGATGACCCATTCGATGGACTCGTTTATTACGGATAGCGCCAACTCTGCAACGGCGCTGTACAGCGGTCACAAGACCACCGTTAACGCATTGGGTGTGTATGTCGACTCTTCTGAGGATGCCACGGATGACCCCAAGTTCGAGAACATCGTTGAGATTTTCCGTCGTCGGTACCCGgatgctggtgttggtaTTGTCTCCACGGCGTTTCTGGCGGATGCCACACCTGCTGGATTGAGTGCACACACGGCAGACCGGGGCGAGTATGAGCATGTCATAAACGCTTTCTACGAGGGCTTGACAAACTACGAGTGGACGAAATGGGGCGGTCCGGATGTCCTCTTCGGTGCTGGAGCCGAGAACTTCCTCGAAAGCCAGGATGCCTCGCGCGACTACTACAATCTATTCGCGGAGCAGGGATACAACGTCCTCTGGAACAACACTGCCCTGCACGCCGCCCCGAACGACACCAGAGCCCTTGGTGTCTTCCAAACCTCGAACCTGGCCACCTGGCTTGACCGCAATGTCTACCAAGCCAACTTGCTCAACCAGAGTAACTACCCCGACGGCTCCGGCCGTGATGCAGAGGACCTCCCAGGCCTGAAGGACATGACCCTAAAAGCCATCGACGTCCTGAACGCGCGCCACGAAAAAGACGGCTGGTTCCTCATGTCCGAAGCAGCGAGTATCGACAAGCAAATGCATTCCTTAGACTACGACCGCTCCCTAGGCGAACTCCTCGAACTCGACGACACCGTCCGCGCAACGATCGAAAAACTAGACGCTCTCGGCGAGCTCGAAGACACTCTAATTCTCGTAACCGCAGATCACGGCCACGGCTTCGACGTCACCGGCTCCGTCGACACAGAGTACCTCAACGCACAGACAGATGACCGTTCCAAGCGCCGCGCAGTCGGGTACTACGAGAACTCAGGCCTCTCGCAGTACACCATGAGCAGCGGTGGAACCAGCCTCCGCTATTCCGAAGGCGTGCATTTCCCAAGTCGCTGGGACCCGCGGTATTCCCTACACGCCGGCGTGGTTGCTTTCCCGGACCATCGTGAGAATTACCAGGTGCATGCAGACGGCCCGCGCAGTCCTGCAAATGGCCCCGTGGCTAATTACAAGGATGCTGTGACTGGGTTCCTAGTGAACGGGACGTTGCCGTTGGATACTGACGAGGGCGTGCACTCGTTGACGGATGTGCCTGTCTTTGCGCAGGGGCCGTGTCAGGAGTTATTTGGGGGGGTGTATAACTCGGTTGATATTTTCTTCTATATGGCTGAGTGTCTTGGGTTGGCGAGTAAGGGTCCGAAAGGAGGGCGTTAA
- a CDS encoding tubulin-binding prefolding complex subunit YKE2 (BUSCO:EOG09265E8A;~COG:O;~EggNog:ENOG410PQV2;~InterPro:IPR002777,IPR009053;~PFAM:PF01920;~go_component: GO:0016272 - prefoldin complex [Evidence IEA];~go_function: GO:0051082 - unfolded protein binding [Evidence IEA];~go_process: GO:0006457 - protein folding [Evidence IEA]) gives MAEVQKQLQGLSEEFQKLQTDLEGFVDARQKLESQQQENQGVQDEFASLDEESNIYKLVGPVLLKQDKTEAVMAVNGRLEFIEKEIKRIETQIQETEEKADKKRTEIIQFQTNIQQQAAAASASA, from the exons ATGGCCGAAGTGCAAAAACAGCTCCAGGGCCTCTCGGAGGAATTCCAGAAGCTGCAAACTG ACCTCGAAGGATTTGTCGATGCCCGTCAGAAGCTCGAGTCGCAGCAACAGGAGAACCAGGGTGTCCAGGATGAATTCGCCTCGCTAGACGAAGAATCCAACATCTACAAGCTCGTCGGGCCGGTTTTGTTGAAGCAGGATAAAACCGAGGCTGTCATGGCCGTCAATGGCCGTCTGGAGTTTATCGAGAAGGAAAT CAAACGTATCGAAACGCAAATCCAGGAAACCGAAGAGAAGGCCGATAAAAAACGGACAGAG ATTATCCAATTCCAAACCAACATCCAGCAACAAGCCGCTGCCGCGTCCGCTTCTGCATGA
- the VPS4 gene encoding AAA family ATPase VPS4 (COG:O;~EggNog:ENOG410PG4M;~InterPro:IPR007330,IPR003959,IPR003960,IPR027417, IPR003593,IPR036181,IPR015415;~PFAM:PF09336,PF00004,PF04212;~go_function: GO:0005524 - ATP binding [Evidence IEA];~go_function: GO:0016887 - ATPase activity [Evidence IEA]), with product MSNTDFLGRAIDTVKKAIESDNEGEYEKAYQTYYSALELFMLALKWEKNPKSKEMIRAKTGEYMDRAEKLKNHLAQSDGKQKPSAVGANGKVAQGSGKGGEKDDDNEDADSKKLRSALAGAILTDKPNVQWEDVAGLESAKEALKEAVILPIKFPHLFTGKRQPWKGILLYGPPGTGKSYLAKAVATEANSTFFSVSSSDLVSKWMGESERLVKQLFNMARENKPAIIFIDEVDALCGPRGEGESEASRRIKTELLVQMDGVGKDSKGVLILGATNIPWQLDAAIRRRFQRRVHISLPDINARMKMFALAVGSTPCEMTQADYRTLAEMSEGYSGSDISIAVQDALMQPIRKIQTATHYKKVILDGAEKLTPCSPGDQGAMEMSWVNVEADQLLEPPLVLKDFVKSVRSSRPTISYEDLKRNAEWTEEFGSEGA from the exons ATGAGCAATACCGACTTCCTTGGGCGGGCAATTGACACTGTCAAGAAGGCCATCGAGAGCGACAATGAGGGCGAGTACGAGAAAGCTTATCAAACCTACTACTCCGCACTGGAGCTGTTCATGCTCGCCTTGAAATGGGAGAAAAACCCAAAGTCCAAGGAGATGATCCGCGCAAAGACCGGCGAGTATATGGATCGTGCAGAGAAACTCAAGAATCACCTGGCTCAATCGGATGGAAAACAAAAACCGAGTGCTGTGGGCGCGAATGGGAAAGTGGCGCAAGGAAGTGGAAAGGGCGG GGAAAAAGATGACGATAACGAAGATGCCGATTCCAAGAAGTTACGGTCAGCGCTGGCCGGTGCCATCTTGACGGACAAGCCCAACGTGCAGTGGGAGGATGTTGCGGGTCTCGAAAGCGCAAAGGAGGCTCTGAAGGAGGCTGTCATCTTGCCCATCAAGTTCCCGCATCTGTTTACTGGAAAGCGACAGCCATGGAAGGGTATCCTGCTTTACGGACCTCCAGGTACCGGAAAGTCGTACCTTGCCAAAGCTGTCGCGACAGAAGCAAACAGTACCTTTTTCAGTGTCAGCAGCAGTGACCTGGTATCAAAGTGGATGGGTGAAAGTGAACG ACTTGTGAAGCAGCTCTTTAACATGGCTCGGGAGAACAAACCAGCTATCATTTTCATTGACGAAGTCGATGCGCTTTGCGGGCCCCGTGGTGAGGGAGAATCAGAGGCTTCCCGCCGTATCAAGACCGAATTGCTGGTCCAGATGGATGGCGTGGGTAAAGACTCCAAGGGTGTCTTGATTCTGGGTGCAACCAATATCCCGTGGCAGCTCGATGCAGCTATTCGTCGCAGATTCCAAagaagagtccacatcagtcTTCCCGATATCAATGCACGGATGAAGATGTTCGCGTTAGCCGTGGGCTCAACGCCGTGCGAAATGACGCAGGCAGATTATAGGACGCTGGCTGAGATGAGTGAGGGCTATTCCGGTAGCGATATCAGTATCGCTGTGCAGGATGCTTTAATGCAGCCTATTCGCAAGATCCAAACTGCAACACACTACAAGAAG GTCATCCTCGATGGCGCAGAGAAGCTCACACCATGCTCACCTGGAGACCAAGGTGCAATGGAGATGTCCTGGGTCAATGTCGAAGCGGACCAACTCCTCGAACCCCCACTTGTGCTCAAAGACTTTGTCAAATCTGTTCGCAGCTCCAGACCGACAATCAGTTATGAAGACCTTAAGAGAAACGCGGAATGGACGGAGGAATTCGGCAGTGAAGGAGCATGA
- a CDS encoding zinc-dependent alcohol dehydrogenase family protein (COG:Q;~EggNog:ENOG410PUUN;~InterPro:IPR013154,IPR013149,IPR036291,IPR011032, IPR020843;~PFAM:PF00107,PF08240,PF13602;~go_function: GO:0016491 - oxidoreductase activity [Evidence IEA];~go_process: GO:0055114 - oxidation-reduction process [Evidence IEA]), translated as MSTQTVLRLTARDTWEKLAEYQESVPSASKHEVLIKIRSVALNYRDVAISTGKYPFPVKDQVVPASDAAGDVVGVGEGVSGFSQGDKVVIAFDLATLYGPIKSWATGLGGPIDGVLREYISVPVNAVVKIPETSTLSYAQWASMVCTGATAWNSLYGVNPLKPGQTVLFQGTGGVSITGLVLAKAAGARTIITSSSDEKLKYVKEKYGVDHTINYKKTPDWAAEAQRITGGEGVDFILENGGSGTIKQSIEAIAYGGVISVIGFLSSAPQEEMPDVAILALGKGAIVRGIMVSSKQQLEEAVRFVGVHDLPVPVEKSFNFGRDSVVEAFNHLTGGQHIGKVCIEL; from the exons ATGAGCACCCAAACTGTCCTCAGATTGACTGCCCGGGACACTTGGGAGAAGCTTGCCGAGTACCAAGAATCCGTTCCATCTGCTAGCAAACATGAAGTTTTGATCAAAATCCGGAGTGTTGCCTTGAACTACCGAGATGTCGCTATCTCTACTGGAAAGTATCCGTTTCCAGTCAAAGACCAAGTCGTCCCTGCCTCTGATGCAGCTGGCGACGTGGTTGGCGTTGGCGAGGGCGTTTCAGGTTTCTCACAAGGCGACAAGGTCGTCATTGCATTTGACCTGGCGACGCTGTATGGTCCCATAAAATCGTGGGCTACTGGTCTAGGTGGACCTATTGACGGTGTCTTGAGAGAGTATATCTCAGTCCCTGTCAATGCTGTTGTGAAAATACCGGAGACATCTACCCTCAGCTATGCGCAGTGGGCCAGTATGGTTTGCACTGGTGCTACTGCTTGGAACTCCCTGTATGGAGTTAATCCCCTCAAGCCGGGCCAGACCGTTCTCTTTCAAG GAACGGGCGGTGTATCTATCACGGGTCTTGTATTGGCGAAAGCCGCTGGTGCACGCACCATCATTACATCCTCGTCCGATGAGAAGCTCAAATATGTCAAGGAAAAGTACGGAGTCGACCACACGATCAACTATAAGAAAACACCCGACTGGGCCGCCGAAGCACAGAGAATCACCGGCGGTGAAGGCGTCGACTTCATCCTGGAGAATGGAGGCTCTGGAACCATCAAGCAATCTATCGAAGCTATTGCTTACGGTGGTGTGATCTCCGTTATCGGTTTCCTCTCTTCGGCGCCGCAGGAGGAGATGCCAGATGTTGCGATTCTGGCGCTGGGCAAGGGTGCTATTGTTCGTGGAATTATGGTCAGTTCGAAGCAGCAACTTGAGGAGGCAGTGCGTTTTGTCGGCGTTCACGATCTCCCAGTGCCTGTTGAGAAGTCTTTTAATTTCGGACGTGACTCGGTTGTGGAGGCTTTCAACCATCTCACGGGAGGTCAGCATATCGGTAAGGTGTGCATTGAGCTCTAG